CACTCCCACTATAACCAAAGTAATAAAATCTTCCGGGAAACGAGACTTGTGTCCCAGCTCTAAAAAGAAAGTGGACACAGATCCGTGCTTGAATCAGTATTGTGCACTCTCTTTCCAGTACGTTCTTTGAACTCTCTGCTCGTGCCTGAATGGGCTGTTCAGTAAAGGTGCCCCCATTGTACATTTTCAATCTTTGTCCCACTGTACATTGAAAGCCTTTATTCACATACAGTGCAACAAATGTTTCAGTTAGGAGTTGGGGAATATGTGTGGTCAGCCCATTCTGCCCTCATCCAGCTCAAAAGACACGATAACGTCCAGCAACGGGCTCCACTTGAAAATACAGTTATGCAGATTGCTTCCTCTGATATTTTTCCAGCTTTGGATAAGGAAAACTCAGATTCTCCAAAGGTAAGCTCCTCAGGGACAGGAGAACAGACTGAATATTTCAGAAGCTGATTACCTTTTAGCCCATTTTCCCTTTTTAGATTCAAAGATTGTATATCtcgttaaataaaaaaaaaaaaccaacccaaaacaaaacacaaatttctGTTGGGAAATTGTGTCTCATTAATTTCAGCCAAAGTCTCCTGTAAATATAAGAGACTGCTGGTAATTTAAAGCTTAATGCAATATCTGATCTCATGTAATTTCTTATAAAATACACATCTAAAAATGATTATTGATTTTAACTCAAGCAGTTTGTCCTTTTGAAGAAATCCGTAGTGAAAAATTACACTGAAGAATGTGAAATTTGAGGCGATGACACACCATGAAagctattttatatttactctACAGTTAAAGGGGATGTTTAGGTCAATATTTGAGCCTAGATAATATTTGAAAGcaataatgtgcaaatatgtGTTCTTCTGCACCTGCTTCCACGGTAAGGCTATTGAGTCACatttagggcatttttttcctcccaaacCATTTAAGTTATTTCAGTTATCAATAAAAAATTCTACCTAAAAAAGTCATGTAATGAAAAGTTTGGtgaagtttgctttttttttttttaaaaaaaaaaaaaagtgccataaatacattgaaattggataaataatgaatgaactTTGCATAAAGCATATCcttgtgtgtctgttgttgatgttgcagGAGGATGTGTCAATTTCCACCTGCTCAATGCATTATGCATTgcatatattttcaaatatactGTTTCTGCATGTTAGATAATCTTTTAAAACATACACTTAGAATGTTGATACAACATTTTGCATTGACTTCTAATTCCATGTGCAACACAAGCATGTAGttaggtataaaaaaaacatcatggtttggcccAACATTCATATGGGAAGTAGGCAGCAGGCCTtcaggtgaaagtctggggtttttTGGACCACTGCACCTCCTGCAAACTCTATAGGGACTTTCCATTTCATTATGTTTCTTAGTTTCTGGCAAAATTTCAAACTGACGCCATCAGCTGGTGTAGCATACTGACACAACAGGTACCGTCTGACTTTTGCTGTCCGGTGGCATATTACACCACAACGACAGGTGTTGCCCGGCCAACCAGAGGCATATCATACTGTAGTGAAAAGTGGCTTTTTGTGATGTCTGATGCCGAAATCAAGTGGTACTCGACAAGCTGGGAACAGGCTGcttaaaggcacaaaatggtATAGTCTACCCCTGCCCGAGGATTCATCTCTAAACTCAGCTAGAGTCGAGTGAGTGACTGCTCATACTTCTTATACATTTCCCCAAGAAATGGAAATTGaagttccaaaaaaaaacaagaaaaaaatgaaagtaagaGAGAAAACTGACTTAAAGAAAAAGGTGCCCACAGGGGGCCCACTGAGGTTTCTTGAGCACAGgtcccagaatttggtgctacgctCGTTCTGACAACTGTTAGTAGTAATGCTGTTGTAGTGTTTTAACTATTGTGTGTTCCACAGAAATGGGAGACTGGTCCATTCTTGGCCGCTTCCTAACCGAGGTTCAGAACCACTCCACAGTCATTGGCAAGATCTGGCTGACCATGCTGCTCATCTTCCGCATCCTGCTCGTGGCCCTGGTGGGGGATGCTGTCTACAGTGACGAACAGTCCAAGTTCACCTGCAACACCCTACAGCCCGGCTGCAACAACGTCTGCTATGACACTTTTGCTCCTGTCTCGCATTTACGCTTTTGGGTCTTTCAGATTGTTCTCGTCTCCACACCTTCTATCTTCTACATCGTCTACGTCTTGCAGAAAATCACCAAGAATGAAAAGATAGAGGATAAGAAGGTTGAACCCAGGTCGTCAACTTCACTTGACAAGGACATACACATAGGAGCAGATAAAGAGGTGACGCTGGAAGCCGGCGGTCCTTACAACACGATCTATAACACTGAGGACTGGAGCTCACAGGAAGGTGAGTGTAAGGAGAGGAGTGAGCTGGAGGAGGACACCAGAGAGGTCGGAGAGGACCCAACTCAGCTCTCCAGCCAAGTGCTACTCATCTACATCATCCATGTGTTGCTGCGCTCCATCATGGAGATCATTTTCCTCATTGGGCAGTACTACCTATTTGGATTTGAAGTTCCCCACCTTTTCCGCTGTGAGACCTACCCCTGTCCGAACAGGACTGACTGCTTCGTGTCTCGAGCAAcagaaaagaccatctttctcAACTTCATGTTCAGTGTCAGTCTTGGCTGCTTTATCCTGAACATTGTGGAGCTGCATTACCTCGGCTGGATTTATATTTTCAGGGTCTTATTCTCTGCATGCTGTATATGCTGTGATAGAAACCCCAGGCAGCAGGTGGATTTATACTCCGATAACAACCCACTGTTGCTGGAGCTCAAACACTCTCTGCGCGGCAGGGTCGTCCTTCAGACCACCTCTACCGTGTCCCGGGACAAGAGCAGCGGCATCCCAAACCAGGGCCCGGCCATCTCGTTTGAGACGGACTCCACACTGGAGTGCACTTCCAAGAGAAATCCAGATGAAAAGGAACGCGGCAAGACCAGACTgcacaatatggcaaaaatcgGACGGGGCAAAAAGTCATGGCTGTGATTGATTTCaaactatatttttcttttgtgttcaattttatttatgaatgtgCTTGCATATCtctaaattgaattgaaatctTTTCAGGGTAGATCAGTTAAAGTACGTAAGAGATTATTCAAATGATTCAGTTTCAGGGAGAGACTGTGGCAGATTCAGTGTATTTGCTTCTAATCACAGGGATTTAAAACGGTGCAAGTGTAGCTAACATTGGTAAGCTGGGGTTTTGGAATGATTTGGAGATGTTGCAATTTGTTTCTTGGCTTATTAGTTGTATTGTAGAGGGAAGCATTGATATGAACGTGGTGgtttatgaaaatgtttctgtaaatataGTCAAATTAACGTCTTTGCAGTGGTTAATTCATACCTACACTCACTCTTAACTCACACTTCCATTGCTGAAGAAAAGGGTCCATAAGGGACCATTTGTGAATATACAGATGATGCATTTAAACATCACCAACTTAAGTTGGCATGTGATCACAGGGGCTCTGGTTTGGTGAAGAAGACTTTATATTGGTCatattgtcagtgttttatccAGAAGCCAAATTTCAGCACCTACAGCAATGTGTAACCTACAGCTTGCTGTGCCATAGAGTGAGACTTGATTTTTCTAAACATGACCAGAtataattctgaaaaaatattttttgctgtcCTGCAtggcaaaaatataatatatgcaGAGATGTGGACTGGattcacatgacttggactcgagTGAACttgataaaatcaaaaaaatatttgcaacttgACTTAGATATCAACATTTCAACAAGTGACTTGTGACTTAATGTCAACCAGAAAGTACTTGATAGCTTCCCCGATTCATAgactaaaaagtatgttattaaGATAATTTTGATTCACGTTGCTAACATCTGCAGtggtccaaaaaaacaaaaaaaaaaccccaaaatgcaGTATGCAAAACCTATGGGTAAAAAATTACAGAGATGCAACAActtgcaaaattttaaaaagtattcatAATTGTTGAAACTGTGATATAATATTactatgttgttaaaaatgtcattacataTGATGAGGAGCACTTTATGATTGTTTAGAACTCAAAGTTTACaaattgcagtatgcaaaaccTGTCGGAAAAAATAACAGATGCAACAACTTTTGACTGATAAATACACAAGTATTtctaatttttcaaaatttaatatGATAATACTGTGTTGTTAAATGTCATCAAATTTGATGAGgagcacattatgacttgtttaggactcaaaactcaacACTTGACTTAGGACTTGTCAGTCtagacttgggacttgactagGGACTTGAGTGCCAAGTCTTTAGACTTACTTTTGAGTTGCAAAACAATGACGTGGTCTCACCTCTGAATATAGGCTATACATAATATATTAAATCTCCAAGAGCTTACATTTGAAAGTTATAATGAAGCTTAAATGCAGTCATTATAGGCACAGCTAAAGTTTTAAAGATTCAAGtgaacatttcatattttatcaaatttgaATTCAACACATATTAGGCTACATTATCCTACCAAGCCTGTGTTGTGGGTGTTAAGTTCTAAGATGAGTAAAAATGGACTACCTGGAAGTATAATTTTTGCCTTCACCATGAACTTCACTCAATTAGGCCTGTGGTTTACCTGCTCATTTAGTGTTTCAGTGAGCAAAAAGACCAGGAGGGGTCACTGCTGTCCGGTCTACAATGATGCTGCCTTCAAATACCATTCGAATTACTAGACTTTTAGAGCAGTTTAAACACTGACGACCAAAAATGATCATTGTAGAATACTAAACGTGACACAGTTTTTCTAAAAGTAACACATAAAGATGAagttcataaaataaacataactaAAAGGTGGttgaaataaagttttcaatcattttgtgttttttttctccatgcaCAGAATTCAGGTCCcgatttcatatttttttccgtCTTTAAATATACATAGACTATTCTATACACGATGACGAACTGCCAAATTAAAACTGCGAACATGACACTGGTTTTAGGCTACTCCCAGGTCGTTTTTAACCGACCACGCTGTTGTGAAAACGGAGTTTACGGGGAGCATTTGAAGGCAGCACAAACATTTCTCGCACCTACTGTCAATCCAAACGAGGAAAATGCTGCAAACTTCAAGCAAGACATCAACGCGGGAAATTACAGGTAGGTCGGTGACATATCTGATAATAGCTCTAACTCTTAGTTATTTTACATGAATGACACTGTTATATTCTCTACTGAAAGTGTTCCCTAAAGGCCACCGGTGCTAGAGAATGAGGGCAAAGCAGCTTAAAGGGAGAGCATTACAGCCAAGCTCTGGACGAGTCGAAGCGTCAACATAGCTATAGCATGTGTACACTACAGTAAGTTTACGAAAGCTATAACccaatattttcttattattgtcTGTTAACTGTCATGTTGAGAATATTCGCAGTTGTATTACAAAGTGCCTTAAGGtgattgtattgttttttcacTGCCTGTCTGACCTCAGGAGACGTGATTAAGTGTGGATTAAGTGCGAATTTAACCGTTTATGGCCTCACAAACatcatgtatgtttgtgcaaGGCGTACAGAGCCTCGTGCGCACATGTTCAAATGTTCTCCATCACTTTAATGGTGATGCTGATCATTTGACAGCAAGACAAGATGAGGTCAAGCAAACCATGTCTCTATGTAGGGCAGCTTCAAATGTACTGTGGTATGTGTGTAGGACTGAGAGAATACATCCCATATCTTTAATATATTAATGTTTGTAGGTCATTTACTTTGTTGAGACTAATGCATCAACATCCAGATGTAGGTGATGTGAGTTTGCTTTCAAACAGTTGATAGTGTACTTCAGATCtaagttattttaatgtttgggTGGGAAAATGTCTGATTAAAACCATACAAAAAGTGCAAGATGAGAAGTGTTATGGCATGCAGTACTGTAGCCTATTTGATCAAATTAGTTGCAACAATAAGATGTAGGAAGAATGCAGACAGGACTGTGGACCTTGGACTGTTAGCTTTGGCAATTGTGTGTGGGAATGGATTTATAGTATTGTCACAAGAACGCAACAAATAATTGTTTGAGAAACTTGGTAAAAAGTGTTggagaaattgcaagaaattagtagatgtataaaattataaacaaaaaagaaaagaaaaaaggctagggaaaactgtatttatagctaattatcataattacaaatgtattatgatttattatataatttattataaattattaggAAGGTAAGTATTTTCCCAggttgttctcttttttttattttttttttaaaactatttttttccaggtaattttctggtactCTTTTTTCTtgaccaatttcttgctatttttgtgtcatttcttctaatgttgctcattgccttattcccatgtttttaaaagaaatcaaggcaattcgctcaggtttcaaagggttaaaaaagccAGAATTTACTGAATCTACTGCAATTTTCTTTTGCACATCTGTCACTACACTGCATGTGCAGTTACAGATGAGCATGTGTTAACAATGCTGGCAAATAATTGGCATGCCAAAACTAAATTAGCCGATACAATTAAGCTCTCATctaatattttctgatttttcttctctttctctcttccttaCAGATGACATGACGGGTCCATAGCTACTGTGGATGCTCTTATGTTTCATCATTTAAACCAAACAGCTCTTTTGTCACTGTAAACAATTCAAACTGGTATAAAGAATAATTGGAGCATGTTTCACCTAATTAAGAAAGACAAGGAAAAGGAGAAGGACTTGGGcaagaaggagaagaaagagaagaaagagcgTATGTCCCAGGCAGAGTTAAGGAGCCTGGAAGAGATGAGCATCCGTCGAGGATTCTTCCACCTCAGTCGAGGGAGTTCTAAGAGGGACTCTAGGAGCAAGCTGGAGATCTCCAGTCCTATCCCAATTAAGGTGGCTACCAACATGGAGCTCAGTCTGACAGACCTGGAGGCAGAGCGCCTTCACAGCACCCTGGGGCAGGATATGAGGCAAATAAGCGCAAGTACCTCTGGAGAAGACATGAGGGTAAATGAACTGGTTCATCATCGCAGCTCTGTAAAGGAGAGAGCAGCTAAGTTTGGGGAATTGGCCAGGGTGAATTCTTTAGGAGGCCAGAGGCATGTGTCTTTTTCCTTGAAGAGCAAAGGGGAGGCTTCAAATCTTTCTGGGCAGAACTGGACTCCATCTTCTTGGAGGTCCCACCTCAACCTAAAAGGCATCAACACGGTTCACATTCCTGAGCTGGTGGAGAAGACGTTCCCTGGTGCAGACCTACAGTTGCCTGTGCTTGTCACTCCGCCGATACCAGATCCCAGAGAGTTGGAGCTACAGCGACGCAACACCGGGGATTTTGGCTTCTCTTTGCGGAGGACCACCATGCTCGACAGGCAGCCTGATGGAGGAGTGTGTCGGCGGGTGGTGCACTTTGCCGAACCAGGTGCTGGGACCAAGGACCGAGCTCTTGGACTGGTTCCAGGAGACAGGCTGGTGGAGATCAATGGGATCAATGTGGAGAACAAGAGCAGGGATGAGATTGTGGAGATGATCCGTCAGTCTGGAGAGTGGGTGCGGCTGAAGGTTCAGCCAATTTTGGAACTGAGCGAGCTGAACCGCAGTTGGCTGAGAAACGCTGAAGGCCTGCACAAAGACGTCTTTGAAGTAAGtaattttttgatgttttttagttCTCTGAGTGATGAGATTCTTGCTTGCAGACAAATTCCACATTTACACTGTTTCCTAtgctattatatttttttcaaacctaCAAGTGCTTCCGCCTCAAAAGGCTGCTTTTTTCTTGTTAGCTGGGATTTCACTTTGGATCTTATGATAATTTCACACTTTCGGAAATTAGTCTTCATTGCACTGAGAGAAATAGTGTTTTCTGGTGATTGTGCAGCTGTTATTTGGGTTTTTGAATGCATGTGTACACGTGGTAACATTTCTTACTGTTTGCCAGCCTTTTTCCACTCTGACAACAGCTGTGGCCGGCGTCATTATGTTTTCGGTTTGTTCATCCATATGTCAGTCTGACCAGCTTGTGAACGGCAAATCTCAAGAATaccttaagggaattttttcaactttggcacaaatgtccacttgaactcagtgatgaactgattagaatgtGGTTCTCAAAGGTGAATGTGACCTTGTCCATCTCACTCTattaaatgcaatatttcacaaaggccttaagggaatttcctcaaatttggcacaaacgctcacttaaggatgaactgattagaatttggtgatcaaagactgaaggtcacagtgacatcgTCCATCTTATTCCTGTAAATGTGacatctcaagaaggccttaagcaaatttcctcaaatttggcacaaacatccaattggacttaaggatgaactgattagaatttggttgttgaaggtcaatgtgacctcacaatacatgtttttgaccattacTCAAAAATTCATACACTAGTTATgacaaaatgccacaaaaatgtcTCATAGGATAAAAtccatgacattttatatccaaaaggtcaaaggtcaacttcactgtgacatcataataataataataataattaattctgCTAAAACATaattcaacatcataactcaggagcagaagacatttagtcagatattcttctgtgctgccgggctgatgatgtgtgaagcatccatgttttagaatatgtagcatctttgcagaaacatccatatttgagGTACTGTCAACTGTCCTGGCTGCATAAGAGTctagacatggatgtaaattgtaACTGCATTTTGACTAATTTGCGGAGGCATACGACAGCAAGCCGGTATTTCAAATTTTCTTATTTGGGTATTTCTTTTGTTCTAAATATGCAGTCTTGCAACTGCATAGCATATTGGATTAAAGTTGTCGGGATCATGGACGGAACTGTAATGACACTAGTAATGTGCTTTTGTGCTTGTACGTATgggggagtgtgtgttttgaaagagaGAATGTGTTCTGTGTATAGATATAATCCCCCCTCTCGCTCCCCCTAGTCCTTTGACACCAAACAATAGGACGCTGAAGGAAACAACGGCCCAAACGCCGCCACAGACCATGGCCATATGGTCTTGTAAGACTTGGCTGGCTGCCCATTCAGTTCTTTTTGCACGGATAATCATGTGCAACAAGTAGAGGAGCATCAAGTTAAACTCTTTATTAGCTGCCACAACAAATACCTAATTCTTAGATGTCTGAAGACTTTGGATGAGATAAATTGTGGTTAAGGTTAGGGCTGTGCAGTGTACTGGTATTTTAGGTATATCAGTAATGTTTTCATagtgcttttgcattttttttttcaaacgaAAAATGCCCTTTTatgtaggttttattttttaatcataaaaacTAGCACATTAATTAGATAATAAGGATGGGAGTAGAACATTACAGTTGTCAGTTGTCAGTTGTCAGTTGCATATTTATTAAGATTAAATGATTATAGACTGACATTGAGAGAGGTAAAGAACCCaggaaatattcacatttaggaagctggaatcagagaattttgacttattttcttaaaaaaattactgaaatcGATGAATCAACTATCAAATCAGTTCAGGCGATtaatttaaaagttgaaaacaaagCCATTAATTGGTTAATCACGAGAGGAggtgctgttgtactgtatatcagcaTGGCTTTGACGTGGTAGAAGGCTGAACTTATGGATTGCCTCTTGTCCAGTCGAATTGCTTTGTTAGAACAATCTGTCTACtttacaaaatgtttgtgtgatgGAGATTATTTCTATTCTTTCTGGGACCTGGGTCAGGGGTCAGATTGCTCAGTTTAGTGTGAAAGTTCAGTATTTAACCCATATTGTGAGGCCAtacttggtttgtttttctggcatATAAATTAGATGTAAAAGGTGCACTGTACAAGGTGGTACAGTGAAGACAATACAGCAGAGTCAGCAGAAATGCTAAcaaggggtcgacagattattggcctgacCGATTATTGCCAATtatctgtgtcagtgttttactgccaataaaattaatgaattgattaaaatgtgcaatgaatgtgtcagcatgtgaggaacttttactttttatttattcattttttattaaaattttattggTCTCAtttactactaataatcagtatcggccctgaaaaaccaatattgttTGAGGCCTAATACTAACAAAACCAGTGACTTGTGTAGAGAGCCGTGTGTGTCGTGGGCCACTATGGTTAACAGAAAATCACACGTATGCTTCTGATGATAATAGGTACCCACCCGCCATTAGTgagtcatttttaagtaaagCAGAAATAGTGTATCACAGTTGGTGTAATATACAGTAGGTGTGAACTTGAGTTGAACTTATCTGTCACGGTTCACAGACGAAAAACCCAAGAGCACGACTGCGAAGGCAGATAAAGACAGCAACAAGTCTTTGCTGAGCAAAAATACATGGATACAAAAAAGATCCACACAATCAGCAAGGTGACAAGGGGTCGGACTGAGGCTGTATCCAAAAAGCACAGGAAGGGTTGAAATCTAGATCAGAATCACAAAGTAGATATGGAAAACTTTATGGAAAAGTTACGGGGCACATGGATTGTCTGGCAGAGAGCTAGTGAAAGTGGACCAGTAGATATACTGGGGAGCTAATTTGGGACAGGTGAGAGATGATCAGCAGGTGGAGTGAATCTAGTGACGAGAGGGCATGCTGTGGCAGGGTCTGAAATGAAAGCAGAATTAGAGCAcagtgtacaaaaaaaaaccgagtgaataaaaaaaaaaagataagtaaaCAAAGTGTAATTCACAACCATGACGcttatctgtttgtgtgtatcaCATTGTCTCGCTTTCCATTCAGCGCTTTTACCCATGTTATCATCATTTTGAATTACATGGGATTGCACCTTTGTGGGAATGAGCCACAGGCACAATTCATTTACTTTGCTTTGTCCTACATTCAAGGAATCTTGATGATCATCGTAATACAGGCCAttttcaacagtaaaaaaaatgtgcatgtgagtgtgacCTAGAACCAACAGCACTATTTATAGGTGCTTATAATAAGATGTGGATTCTGGATCTAGAGCTCTGCAACACATTTTGAACCATATGGGATGCATGACCATGTTTGCATGTCGGCTGAATTTATTTAAAGGTTAGtaaaattgtttgaaaatgtttcggaaaatatacttttttgcGTTCTTGCAGTGTGCTAAATGAAAGGTTTGATATCACTTTCAGATTTTTCTGCTGAAAATGAAGCACAGCCAGAAGACTGTAagcttaactctttgaaacctgagcaaacttgcctaattttggtcaaaaatatggaaagaaggcaatggaCAACtaaaggagaaatgacccaaaaattagaaaattaacagaaatttattttttttaaaaagtgaaaaaacccCACATAGAAATAgccttaaaaagtgcttaaaatgtatttaaaaaattcaaatatgaaattatgataattgcaagtttttccctattttaaaaaaattccacacaattttccctagattttttccCAATGAGCTCCAAAAGATAAAATGGCCCAATaatgagtaaaaaacaaacaaacaaaaaaacacacaaaaaattgtgaaaagtacaagaaaattacctgaaagttagtaaaaaaatgaaaaaaagaagagaaaaaggaaaaaacccaaacaaacaagtaaatgccttggaaaaagtgcttaaaattagaATATGTCTTATGTgttatcattataaatatagtgaCTTCCTGGAGTTGTGTCATTACTATCAGGTTACCAGGCAACCAGCAGTGATCTGTGTAACTGTGAGACTGCAGTGGGAGTACAGTAATGAGGAGCTTGTTATTGAACAAAACTAACCGTTCAGGTTTGGTATCAGTTGAACACCTgttctccctctgtctgctgTCTCTGACTGTTTTATCATTATACGGTTTCTGATTACTGTAACGTCAGACGGTTTGCTCTAGGCTGCATGACACACTCgtcacttttacacacacaaaaaaggaatttCTTCACCAATATAATTGAGTCTggcattaaataaatgtaatatgcTCATTCGCTGCTCAAAAGGTCAGCAGGACACCATTTGTCAAGAGAGAGAATTTTAATTGCACCCTGACATTATTTTGGGctaaattcaattattttatgCCGAGGCCAGTATGTGCAGCTGAGCACATGAGGCCTTTGTCCATTGGGTGGCAGCCATCGTCCACACTGCATGAGGCCAGAGCAACTATGCTTCCGTTTTGTCCCTTCTGTTTTATATCCAAAGCTTTCTGTGTCTTTCCTGATTCGCTTCATCATAGACAGTGAGTTATAGAGCACTCAGGCCAGCAGACATCTCATTACTGAGATGACACCATGGACTCAGTACACTGTTATTCAAAGTCACATCCACagttaataaaaatgacaggaaaaggggatttgaaacattaaaacaaatatgttaatgtgtttaATATGCAAACTATTAAAGCTGTTGTCCATAACTTCAATGAAATATTCTCATATCTGATGAAGTTGTCACTGTTTCCTCCTGACAGTAGTAAATGAGACAGCATTCTCCTAGTGCtgctaatggcatttgcaagaatccaccaCTCCTGAATGAAAACAATCAGAGCAGCTCAGTCATGTAAATAGTGCTTGAAACTGTCAAACTTGGCAGCGCTCAACAtttatgaatcaagattctgttacttcATTTCCTGCTTCTGGCCTCAAACTTTTTcccaaacatttaaatgaaagttTGCTCCAGAACATAATGTTGAAAACAGTTAAGCAAAACTAAGAGGCTTTTATCGTTTTACTGCTACAACAGgtaactaaaatatttttctgagaaaaaaaaagtggcacaAAATTGATGAGCAGACAGCTGCGTTAaagactccttggctctgattgtttgtttttgttcagttgtGATGGATtgttgcaaatgccattaggaaCAGTAGGAGGAggatgacatgtttttttttcttcacagattaCTTGTCTTATGTACTATTGTGTGGATATAGTGACTGTGTCAGTAAATATtactatgtatatatattaaaatga
This genomic window from Plectropomus leopardus isolate mb chromosome 13, YSFRI_Pleo_2.0, whole genome shotgun sequence contains:
- the LOC121952335 gene encoding gap junction delta-2 protein-like, with translation MGDWSILGRFLTEVQNHSTVIGKIWLTMLLIFRILLVALVGDAVYSDEQSKFTCNTLQPGCNNVCYDTFAPVSHLRFWVFQIVLVSTPSIFYIVYVLQKITKNEKIEDKKVEPRSSTSLDKDIHIGADKEVTLEAGGPYNTIYNTEDWSSQEGECKERSELEEDTREVGEDPTQLSSQVLLIYIIHVLLRSIMEIIFLIGQYYLFGFEVPHLFRCETYPCPNRTDCFVSRATEKTIFLNFMFSVSLGCFILNIVELHYLGWIYIFRVLFSACCICCDRNPRQQVDLYSDNNPLLLELKHSLRGRVVLQTTSTVSRDKSSGIPNQGPAISFETDSTLECTSKRNPDEKERGKTRLHNMAKIGRGKKSWL
- the LOC121952786 gene encoding unconventional myosin-XVIIIa-like encodes the protein MFHLIKKDKEKEKDLGKKEKKEKKERMSQAELRSLEEMSIRRGFFHLSRGSSKRDSRSKLEISSPIPIKVATNMELSLTDLEAERLHSTLGQDMRQISASTSGEDMRVNELVHHRSSVKERAAKFGELARVNSLGGQRHVSFSLKSKGEASNLSGQNWTPSSWRSHLNLKGINTVHIPELVEKTFPGADLQLPVLVTPPIPDPRELELQRRNTGDFGFSLRRTTMLDRQPDGGVCRRVVHFAEPGAGTKDRALGLVPGDRLVEINGINVENKSRDEIVEMIRQSGEWVRLKVQPILELSELNRSWLRNAEGLHKDVFESFDTKQ